DNA from Aliarcobacter skirrowii CCUG 10374:
AAAACATCGAATTGATAATAATTTTAGGAAACTTAAAGTTTAAATAGAATAAAGTTTTAAAATTTTAATTTATATGAGGAGTTACCCTATGAACAAAGCTGAATTTATTGATGCAGTTGCTGCAAAAGCGGGATTATCTAAAAAAGATGCAAAAGGTGCAGTTGATGCAGTTTTAGAAACTATAACAGAAGCTTTAGTTAAAAAAGATTCTGTAAGCTTTATAGGATTTGGAACATTTGCTACAGCTGCAAGAGCTGCTAGAGTTGCAAAAGTTCCAGGAACAGACAAAACTGTAAATGTACCTGCAACAACTGTTGCTAAATTTAAAGTTGGAAAAGCTTTAAAAGAAGCAGTTGCAAAATAAGTTCGCTTATTTTATAGTGTAAAAGAGTTTATCTATTTTAGATAAACTCTTTTTTAATTTTAAAACTATGCCAGTGTGATGGAATGGTAGACTTGGAAGATTCAAAATCTTTTGCCGTAAGGCGTGTCGGTTCGAGTCCGACCACTGGTACCACTAAAAAATCTTCTCTTGACCTAATCTATAAATTGCGAAATCATATTTTATAGGATCATTTGCTTCAAACTCTTTTAATTTTTTTGTTATTTCTAAAGCTGATTTTAGATTATATGTCTTGTTTTTTAGAAGTCCTAATTTTTGTGAAACTTTAAAAGTATGAGTATCTAAAGGTAAAATCAAATCTTTTTTATCTACATTTTTCCAAAGCCCAAGATCTATATTATCATCTCTTACCATCCATCTAAGATACATATTCCATCTTTTATATGGAGAATTTGACTCTTTTATATTTCCATTTTTATCTCTTTTAAAACTATTTCCAACTAAAAAATCAAATCCAGCAGATGAGTAGTTTGACTGTTCTTTAATATTTTTTATAACAAAATCAATACCCTCTAAAACACTATTTTCATTTTTATAAGCTTTATAAAATAACTCTTCTAAATTAGTTTTATCTTTTAATCTTTTAAAAGTTTTAAATACAGCTATTACATCAGAGCTATTTTGAAATCTATAGTAGTGATTTTTTAACTCTTTTTCTATAATTTCATCACTTTTATCTAA
Protein-coding regions in this window:
- a CDS encoding TIGR02757 family protein; translated protein: MTQKDKELKELLDIEVNARNNIFEVSYEKPDPLIVAKRQKCHYSILLCALFAYGNARLIVKFLDSLDFSLLDKSDEIIEKELKNHYYRFQNSSDVIAVFKTFKRLKDKTNLEELFYKAYKNENSVLEGIDFVIKNIKEQSNYSSAGFDFLVGNSFKRDKNGNIKESNSPYKRWNMYLRWMVRDDNIDLGLWKNVDKKDLILPLDTHTFKVSQKLGLLKNKTYNLKSALEITKKLKEFEANDPIKYDFAIYRLGQEKIF
- a CDS encoding HU family DNA-binding protein, coding for MNKAEFIDAVAAKAGLSKKDAKGAVDAVLETITEALVKKDSVSFIGFGTFATAARAARVAKVPGTDKTVNVPATTVAKFKVGKALKEAVAK